A window of the Microbacterium sp. LWH13-1.2 genome harbors these coding sequences:
- a CDS encoding GyrI-like domain-containing protein — protein sequence MSALEISEKPLPYVRLATLTERVDTQPEVAAVVGPLFDRVADALLASGATPGLPIAEYDMDRHGVRITVGFTYDGPAIDGLVIVELPAVESAFTATHHGSMATIDESWGAVNAAITQRGATAVGPCREVYLQSESEDQADWITELQQPVAAG from the coding sequence ATGTCAGCCCTGGAGATCAGCGAGAAGCCTCTTCCCTACGTCCGCCTCGCGACCCTGACCGAGAGGGTCGACACACAGCCCGAGGTCGCCGCCGTCGTCGGGCCGCTGTTCGACCGGGTGGCCGATGCGCTGCTGGCATCAGGGGCGACCCCGGGCCTGCCGATCGCCGAATACGACATGGACCGGCACGGCGTGCGCATCACCGTCGGCTTCACCTACGACGGCCCTGCGATCGACGGCCTCGTGATCGTCGAGCTGCCCGCCGTCGAGTCGGCATTCACCGCCACCCACCACGGATCCATGGCGACGATCGACGAGAGCTGGGGCGCGGTGAACGCGGCGATCACACAGCGGGGCGCCACGGCTGTCGGACCCTGCCGCGAGGTCTACCTGCAGTCGGAATCCGAAGATCAGGCCGACTGGATCACCGAGCTGCAGCAGCCGGTCGCAGCGGGCTGA
- a CDS encoding MarR family winged helix-turn-helix transcriptional regulator, whose translation MPEQSIDDPLSADELEIWASVATLIERLPTALDAQLQRDSGLTHFEHGILFALDSAPDRSLRLSVLASYANCTLSRLSRAVSRLEAKGWVRRETDSGDGRFTLGILTPSGHDKVVESTPAHHALVRRVIFDSLTIAQTRQLHVISQKISTAIGPDEAWKPPTLERP comes from the coding sequence ATGCCTGAGCAATCGATCGACGATCCACTGAGCGCGGACGAGCTGGAGATCTGGGCGTCCGTCGCCACGCTGATCGAGCGCCTCCCGACCGCTCTCGACGCCCAGCTGCAGCGAGACAGCGGGCTCACCCATTTCGAACACGGCATCCTGTTCGCACTCGATTCCGCGCCTGACCGATCACTGCGCCTCAGCGTGCTCGCGAGCTACGCCAACTGCACCCTCTCGCGACTCTCCCGCGCTGTCTCTCGCCTGGAGGCGAAAGGATGGGTCCGCCGCGAGACCGACTCCGGCGACGGCCGGTTCACGCTCGGCATCCTCACGCCGAGCGGGCACGACAAGGTCGTGGAGTCCACTCCCGCGCATCACGCGCTGGTGAGGCGGGTGATCTTCGACAGCCTGACGATCGCGCAGACGCGCCAGCTCCACGTCATCAGTCAGAAGATCTCCACCGCGATCGGACCGGACGAGGCATGGAAGCCGCCGACCCTCGAGCGCCCATGA
- a CDS encoding SDR family oxidoreductase, whose amino-acid sequence MDLRLHDEKAFISGSTQGIGYAIAAQLAAEGAEVTLNGRTAERVDAAVERLRGEQPGARVSGLAADFSDAGEVARLTDALGDVDILVNNVGLFGLADFASISDEDWARYFDVNVMSGVRLSRAVLGGMLARGAGRIIFIGSESGVDVPADMVHYGMTKAAMIALGNGLAKLTRGTAVTVNTVLGGPTFSDGVAASVAAVAEAQSLPVGVMKDAIIGRNRTTLLERFIDPTEIASLVAYLASPLSSATNGAALRADGGVLTGML is encoded by the coding sequence ATGGATCTACGGCTGCACGACGAGAAGGCATTCATCAGCGGCTCCACCCAGGGCATCGGATACGCCATCGCGGCCCAGCTCGCCGCAGAGGGTGCGGAGGTGACGCTCAACGGGCGCACCGCAGAACGCGTCGACGCGGCGGTCGAGCGTCTGCGCGGCGAGCAGCCGGGCGCCAGGGTGTCGGGACTCGCGGCCGACTTCTCGGATGCGGGGGAGGTGGCGCGGCTGACGGACGCACTGGGTGATGTGGACATCCTCGTGAACAATGTCGGGCTCTTCGGTCTCGCCGACTTCGCATCGATCAGCGATGAGGACTGGGCGCGGTACTTCGACGTCAATGTGATGAGCGGTGTGCGACTGTCGCGGGCCGTGCTCGGCGGAATGCTCGCGCGGGGTGCGGGGCGCATCATCTTCATCGGGAGTGAATCCGGGGTCGACGTGCCCGCAGACATGGTGCACTACGGCATGACGAAAGCGGCGATGATCGCGCTGGGGAACGGCCTGGCGAAGCTCACCCGAGGCACCGCGGTCACGGTCAACACCGTGCTCGGCGGTCCGACGTTCTCGGATGGAGTGGCCGCATCCGTCGCAGCCGTGGCCGAGGCTCAGTCCCTCCCCGTAGGGGTGATGAAGGATGCGATCATCGGCCGGAATCGCACGACCCTGCTGGAGAGGTTCATCGATCCGACGGAGATCGCGAGCCTGGTCGCGTATCTGGCGAGCCCGCTGTCGTCGGCGACGAACGGCGCGGCGCTCCGCGCCGATGGGGGCGTGCTCACCGGGATGCTCTGA
- a CDS encoding MFS transporter, producing MTTVTEPHRLWRNTRYLTWLVSDTSKGLAAALFAFAIPLLALIVTNDPAQAGIIGGAGMVARLLLTLAGGILADRHRRILLMLIGSLIGILLAGAFTLLALGGALTFATLLIADVLLAARSGLFDVAGESAIKEIVPDEAMGRAQAANQGRDAAIQLAGGPLGGLLLGVGGWLVGAVMTLCHAVAAVTAWMLQREVRRAGIVDTGAGADADAAGTEPEDARAKTTAWAELREGFRWLLSRPDLGGVLLIITVVNLGFNAAITTTIYALQQDGYSELLIGSLSAAVGGVMLVGAIVAPTLVPRIRAGVIAISGLSVVAIGTIVLSMVTEPWAIVVVLGASVLLLPALNAGMMGYFMVATPTQLLGRANSAAGVLGMGALPLAPLIAGFGLTWIGREWTILVCAALCIVAVALALGNRALRALPIESRWAEHAKQYENA from the coding sequence ATGACGACCGTGACCGAGCCCCACCGCCTGTGGCGCAACACCCGTTACCTGACCTGGCTCGTGAGCGACACGAGCAAGGGGCTCGCGGCCGCGCTGTTCGCCTTCGCGATCCCGCTGCTCGCCCTGATCGTCACGAACGACCCCGCGCAGGCCGGCATCATCGGCGGCGCAGGCATGGTCGCCCGGCTCCTGCTCACACTCGCCGGCGGCATCCTCGCCGATCGCCACCGGCGCATCCTGCTCATGCTGATCGGCTCGCTCATCGGCATCCTGCTGGCGGGCGCCTTCACCCTGCTGGCGCTCGGGGGCGCGCTGACCTTCGCCACGCTCCTCATCGCCGACGTGCTGCTGGCCGCGCGCAGCGGACTGTTCGACGTCGCCGGCGAGAGCGCCATCAAGGAGATCGTGCCCGACGAGGCCATGGGCCGTGCGCAGGCCGCGAACCAGGGGCGTGATGCCGCGATCCAGCTCGCCGGCGGCCCCCTCGGCGGCCTGCTGCTCGGCGTCGGCGGATGGCTCGTCGGAGCCGTCATGACGCTCTGCCACGCGGTCGCGGCAGTGACGGCGTGGATGCTGCAGCGCGAGGTGCGCCGCGCCGGGATCGTCGACACGGGAGCGGGTGCCGATGCCGATGCCGCGGGCACCGAACCGGAAGACGCCCGCGCGAAGACCACAGCGTGGGCCGAGCTGCGCGAGGGATTCAGGTGGTTGCTCTCACGACCCGATCTCGGCGGCGTGCTGCTCATCATCACGGTCGTCAACCTGGGCTTCAACGCCGCGATCACGACCACGATCTATGCGCTGCAGCAGGACGGCTACTCCGAACTCCTCATCGGTTCGCTCAGCGCCGCCGTCGGTGGCGTGATGCTCGTGGGGGCGATCGTCGCGCCGACGCTCGTGCCCCGCATCCGCGCCGGTGTGATCGCGATCAGCGGGCTCTCGGTCGTGGCGATCGGCACGATCGTGCTCTCGATGGTCACCGAACCGTGGGCGATCGTGGTCGTGCTGGGAGCCTCGGTGCTGCTTCTTCCGGCCCTCAACGCGGGGATGATGGGCTACTTCATGGTCGCGACGCCGACACAGCTGCTCGGCAGGGCGAACAGTGCTGCCGGCGTTCTCGGCATGGGCGCGCTGCCGCTCGCTCCGCTGATCGCCGGCTTCGGACTCACCTGGATCGGCCGCGAATGGACGATCCTCGTCTGCGCGGCCCTCTGCATCGTCGCCGTCGCCCTCGCCCTGGGCAACCGCGCCCTCCGAGCCCTGCCGATCGAGTCGCGCTGGGCCGAGCACGCGAAGCAGTACGAGAACGCCTGA
- a CDS encoding helix-turn-helix domain-containing protein — translation MAEAKKGDDQVWMTSAMLKAYAHPLRRRMIRLFSRREHLRAADVAADLDVPANSASFHLRVLADAGLIEEAPEHARDRRDRVWKSRRGSFNVGDPEHPVPDEALGTAMVRSVADDHQDMLSRVIAWTPEYLSGRATEMHAAFSQRIVRLTEAEFEAVMDRVQEVITEAVDAHDKEDPAGRPWQIDVLAADDTI, via the coding sequence ATGGCGGAGGCGAAGAAGGGCGACGATCAGGTCTGGATGACGTCGGCGATGCTCAAGGCCTACGCCCACCCGCTGCGTCGACGGATGATCCGTCTGTTCTCGCGTCGCGAGCACCTGCGTGCGGCCGACGTCGCTGCCGACCTCGACGTGCCGGCCAACAGCGCGAGCTTCCACCTGCGGGTCCTGGCCGACGCGGGCCTCATCGAGGAGGCTCCCGAGCACGCACGCGACCGTCGAGACCGCGTCTGGAAGTCGCGCAGGGGATCCTTCAATGTCGGAGACCCCGAGCATCCCGTGCCGGACGAGGCCCTGGGCACCGCCATGGTCCGCTCGGTCGCCGACGACCATCAGGACATGCTGAGCCGCGTGATCGCCTGGACGCCCGAGTACCTCTCGGGCCGCGCGACCGAGATGCATGCCGCGTTCTCGCAGCGCATCGTGCGCCTCACCGAGGCCGAGTTCGAAGCCGTGATGGACCGCGTGCAGGAGGTCATCACCGAGGCGGTCGATGCCCACGACAAGGAAGACCCGGCCGGACGACCGTGGCAGATCGACGTCCTCGCGGCCGACGACACCATCTGA
- a CDS encoding aromatic acid exporter family protein: MSNITTRLRARRSGAALEIREAVHPARLLLVAKTTLAVGLAWTIAPHMPGITDEYPYYAPLGALVSMYPTLMGSLRSGLQTLLGLATGIGLALLVVITVGPTWWTIPAVVGVGMLISGTGWFGAAREYVPVAALFVLIIGGQNADDYSLGYLVQMAVGVAIGLIVNVVIAPAPLTLAAAARVDAFREQLSTHLHDIGSAVSESWPPEHEKWANDAASLADTTSALRQALADADDSRRGNVRARGRRGETQHIHADLTRLDRVAHLIRDISDEIADTIWDRPGALVLDPALPEPLSAACHAVAEVVAQEEPVTAADHRARAEAARAIRLLLETVDDRTIDVHRSMGPGVLAAMHLRRILILSGHREPDAPE; the protein is encoded by the coding sequence GTGAGCAACATCACCACGCGACTTCGAGCGCGCCGCTCGGGGGCCGCGCTCGAGATCCGCGAAGCCGTGCATCCGGCCCGCCTCCTGCTCGTGGCGAAGACCACGCTCGCCGTGGGTCTCGCCTGGACGATCGCCCCGCACATGCCGGGCATCACCGACGAGTACCCCTACTACGCCCCGCTCGGCGCGCTCGTGAGCATGTATCCGACTCTCATGGGGTCGCTGCGGTCGGGACTGCAGACGCTGCTGGGCCTCGCCACCGGCATCGGCCTGGCCCTCCTCGTCGTGATCACCGTCGGCCCGACATGGTGGACGATCCCCGCCGTGGTCGGGGTCGGCATGCTCATCTCCGGCACCGGCTGGTTCGGCGCCGCCCGCGAATACGTGCCGGTCGCCGCGCTCTTCGTGCTGATCATCGGCGGCCAGAACGCCGACGACTACTCGCTCGGGTATCTGGTGCAGATGGCGGTCGGCGTCGCCATCGGGCTCATCGTCAACGTGGTGATCGCACCGGCTCCGCTGACGCTCGCCGCCGCCGCACGGGTCGACGCGTTCCGCGAGCAGTTGAGCACGCATCTGCACGACATCGGCTCGGCCGTGTCGGAGTCCTGGCCGCCCGAGCACGAGAAATGGGCGAACGATGCGGCATCCCTCGCCGATACGACCTCCGCGCTGCGACAGGCACTGGCCGATGCGGACGACAGCCGTCGCGGCAATGTCAGGGCGCGCGGCCGACGGGGCGAGACGCAGCACATCCACGCCGACCTGACGCGCCTCGATCGAGTCGCCCACCTCATCCGCGACATCTCCGACGAGATCGCGGACACCATCTGGGATCGGCCGGGCGCGCTCGTGCTCGACCCCGCGCTGCCCGAGCCGCTGTCGGCCGCCTGCCATGCGGTCGCCGAGGTCGTCGCCCAGGAGGAGCCGGTGACCGCCGCAGATCACCGCGCGAGGGCCGAGGCAGCGCGGGCGATCCGCCTGCTGCTCGAGACGGTCGACGACCGCACGATCGACGTGCACCGCTCGATGGGTCCAGGCGTGCTCGCGGCCATGCACCTTCGTCGCATCCTGATCCTCAGCGGCCACCGCGAACCGGACGCACCGGAGTAG
- a CDS encoding ABC transporter ATP-binding protein — protein sequence MTAVIEVQNLTKHYKEKNALDDVSLSLEGGAIYGLLGRNGAGKTTLMSILTAQNFESSGTVRVFGEHPYENTNVLNRICFVRESQKYPDDAYPRHAFKAASLFFRNWNQELADELIEQFQLPMKQTIKKLSRGQLSAVGVIIGLASRAELTFFDEPYLGLDAVARQIFYDRLLEDYAEHPRTIILSSHLIDEVSNLIEKVIVIDNGKILLNEDTDAVRDRAVTVVGDAAKVDAWAADREVLHREALGRVASVTVLGHLSPDERAEVTASGLDLAPVSLQQLIVRLTQKAEAGAATRASSTKEEVR from the coding sequence ATGACCGCCGTCATCGAGGTCCAGAACCTCACCAAGCACTACAAGGAGAAGAACGCGCTCGACGACGTGTCGCTCAGCCTCGAGGGAGGCGCGATCTACGGGCTGCTCGGCCGCAACGGGGCGGGCAAGACCACGCTCATGTCGATCCTCACGGCGCAGAACTTCGAGTCGTCCGGAACGGTCCGCGTCTTCGGCGAGCACCCCTACGAGAACACCAACGTCCTCAACCGGATCTGCTTCGTCCGCGAGAGCCAGAAGTATCCGGATGACGCCTACCCGCGTCACGCGTTCAAGGCCGCGAGCCTGTTCTTCCGCAATTGGAATCAGGAACTCGCCGACGAGCTCATCGAGCAGTTCCAGCTGCCGATGAAGCAGACGATCAAGAAGCTCTCGCGCGGCCAGCTCTCGGCCGTCGGCGTGATCATCGGTCTCGCCTCCCGAGCCGAGCTGACCTTCTTCGACGAGCCGTACTTGGGTCTCGACGCGGTCGCCCGTCAGATCTTCTACGACCGCCTGCTCGAGGACTACGCCGAGCACCCGCGCACGATCATCCTCTCGTCGCACCTGATCGACGAGGTCTCGAACCTCATCGAGAAGGTCATCGTGATCGACAACGGCAAGATCCTGCTCAACGAAGACACGGATGCGGTGCGCGACCGCGCCGTCACCGTGGTCGGAGATGCTGCCAAGGTCGACGCCTGGGCCGCCGACCGCGAGGTGCTGCACCGCGAGGCGCTCGGCCGCGTGGCATCCGTCACGGTTCTCGGCCATCTGTCACCCGACGAGCGCGCCGAGGTCACGGCATCCGGTCTCGATCTGGCTCCGGTGTCTCTGCAGCAGCTCATCGTTCGACTCACGCAGAAGGCCGAGGCGGGCGCTGCCACCAGAGCCTCGTCCACGAAGGAGGAGGTGCGCTGA
- a CDS encoding GntR family transcriptional regulator, translating into MIEEGKPLFLQIAEQIEDSILDGSLEEESQAPSTNELAGFYRINPATAAKGVAMLTDKGVLYKRRGIGMFVATGAKDLLLGERRAAFADRYIDPLLAEARTLGLGAEDLAALLRERAARPDHRTDPAAHTEGKTTA; encoded by the coding sequence GTGATCGAAGAAGGCAAGCCGCTCTTCCTCCAGATCGCCGAGCAGATCGAGGACTCGATCCTCGACGGCTCACTCGAGGAGGAGTCGCAGGCGCCCTCGACGAACGAGCTCGCCGGCTTCTACCGGATCAACCCCGCGACGGCAGCGAAGGGAGTCGCCATGCTCACCGACAAGGGAGTGCTTTACAAGCGCCGCGGCATCGGCATGTTCGTCGCCACCGGGGCGAAGGACCTGCTCCTCGGCGAGCGCCGCGCCGCATTCGCCGACCGCTACATCGACCCGCTCCTGGCCGAGGCCCGCACGCTGGGGCTCGGCGCCGAAGACCTCGCCGCACTGCTCCGCGAACGGGCGGCGCGGCCAGACCACCGCACAGACCCCGCAGCCCACACAGAAGGGAAGACCACCGCATGA
- a CDS encoding ABC transporter permease subunit: MTGILPVFRRNLRESWRSLLGWTVGLAAVLFLYLPLYPSIGGNGQMQDIIDALPKQLVETIGYDQISSGAGYTQSTFYGLMGFLLLTIAAVIWGSSAIAGAEESGRAELDLAHGIGRGQYALESALAVLVRLLWLGAFSGIVVWALNDSAQLGLEGWWIVGASAALTGLAFLTASAALLAGAATGRRIWATGVGAGIAVVGYILQALAKQSKDLDWLNALSPYAWVYRQSPLAEGVDPGGLALTWGLAIAFVAASALALCGRDLRG, translated from the coding sequence ATGACCGGCATCCTTCCGGTGTTCCGGCGCAACCTGCGCGAGTCGTGGCGGAGCTTGCTCGGGTGGACGGTCGGCCTCGCCGCCGTGCTGTTCCTCTACCTGCCGCTGTATCCGAGCATCGGGGGCAACGGGCAGATGCAGGACATCATCGACGCCCTTCCGAAGCAGCTCGTCGAGACCATCGGGTACGACCAGATCTCCAGCGGCGCCGGATACACGCAGAGCACGTTCTACGGGCTGATGGGCTTTCTCCTGCTCACGATCGCAGCGGTGATCTGGGGTTCCTCCGCAATCGCCGGGGCGGAGGAGAGCGGACGAGCCGAACTCGACCTCGCACACGGCATCGGCCGCGGTCAGTACGCACTCGAGTCGGCACTGGCCGTGCTCGTCCGGCTGCTCTGGCTCGGCGCGTTCTCGGGCATCGTCGTCTGGGCGTTGAACGACTCCGCCCAGCTGGGTCTCGAGGGCTGGTGGATCGTCGGAGCCAGCGCGGCGCTCACCGGACTCGCGTTCCTCACCGCATCCGCAGCCCTGCTCGCGGGAGCTGCGACCGGGCGTCGGATCTGGGCGACCGGGGTCGGCGCGGGAATCGCCGTCGTCGGGTACATCCTGCAGGCCCTCGCCAAGCAGTCGAAGGATCTCGACTGGCTGAACGCGCTCTCGCCCTATGCGTGGGTCTACCGGCAGTCGCCACTCGCCGAGGGCGTCGATCCCGGCGGATTGGCACTGACCTGGGGCCTCGCGATCGCGTTCGTCGCGGCGTCGGCGCTCGCGCTCTGCGGCCGCGACCTCCGCGGCTGA
- a CDS encoding ABC transporter ATP-binding protein produces MTDTIEIDRLHKRYGSRIALHELDLHVRPGTVFGLIGPNGAGKTTTLRTLVDIIRPSSGSVRILGEDPRHGGAALRRRIGYVPGELHLEGRSSGHRMLSFYAQVSGSRHAAATVQTGRDLADRLGVDLSRPVRTLSKGNKQKVGLIQAFMHRPELLILDEPTSGLDPLVQREFLQMVREAKDAGQTVLLSSHVLSEIQQTADEVAVLANGRVVADGDVASLRLGSIRRVRVELATADAAAARAGFDRIPGLSGIDATGADGILQLSGTIDGAIDPFIKALAPFEVRDLTVEEPDLEESVLRLYGDPAASAPASAIPQAAAGADATAAPTRRSRHDGRDGRDRHHGSHGSDEGAGR; encoded by the coding sequence ATGACCGACACGATCGAGATCGACCGTCTGCACAAGCGCTACGGCAGCCGCATCGCGCTGCACGAGCTCGACCTGCACGTACGACCCGGAACGGTCTTCGGGCTCATCGGGCCGAACGGCGCCGGCAAGACGACCACGCTGCGCACGCTGGTCGACATCATCCGACCGTCGTCGGGCTCCGTGCGAATCCTCGGCGAAGACCCGCGACATGGCGGAGCGGCACTGCGTCGACGCATCGGGTACGTACCGGGCGAGCTCCACCTCGAGGGCCGATCGAGCGGGCATCGGATGCTGTCGTTCTACGCCCAGGTCTCGGGCAGCCGCCACGCCGCTGCCACGGTGCAGACCGGCCGCGATCTCGCCGACCGCCTCGGCGTCGACCTCTCGCGCCCCGTCCGCACACTGTCGAAGGGCAACAAGCAGAAGGTCGGGCTCATCCAGGCGTTCATGCACCGGCCCGAGCTGCTGATCCTCGACGAACCCACCAGCGGCCTCGACCCCCTGGTGCAGCGCGAGTTCCTGCAGATGGTGCGCGAGGCGAAGGACGCGGGGCAGACCGTGCTGCTCAGCTCGCACGTGCTCAGCGAGATCCAGCAGACCGCCGACGAGGTCGCCGTGCTCGCGAACGGCCGGGTGGTGGCCGACGGCGACGTCGCCTCCCTGCGGCTGGGTTCGATCCGACGGGTGCGCGTCGAGCTCGCGACAGCGGATGCCGCGGCAGCCCGCGCCGGCTTCGATCGGATTCCGGGGCTGAGCGGCATCGATGCGACGGGTGCCGACGGCATCCTGCAGCTGTCCGGCACGATCGACGGCGCCATCGATCCGTTCATCAAGGCACTCGCGCCATTCGAGGTGCGAGACCTGACGGTCGAGGAACCCGACCTCGAAGAGTCGGTGCTGCGGTTGTACGGCGACCCGGCGGCATCCGCCCCGGCATCCGCGATACCCCAGGCGGCTGCCGGGGCAGACGCCACCGCGGCACCGACCCGGAGATCACGACACGACGGGCGCGACGGGCGCGACCGGCACCACGGCTCACACGGCTCCGATGAGGGGGCCGGGCGATGA
- a CDS encoding TetR family transcriptional regulator, with amino-acid sequence MRSASDDLTARARIRDAAIAAFARDGFDATSMRTIAAQAGVSAALIVHHFGDKNALRTACDDYVVGVFIDEDHDLIVAPTRDRIRTALNDLERYGPYIDYLARMLADGSAAADRLFDSFLANTRDVLADQREAGMLEPMSDPEMTTMLLTLIGLAPVVMRAQVARALGTDQLSPAGLLRTTLPTLELLTHGIYSTTALLDGARDALTPQANASEGDAS; translated from the coding sequence ATGCGTTCAGCTTCTGACGATCTCACCGCACGTGCCCGCATCCGCGACGCCGCGATCGCCGCCTTCGCCCGCGACGGATTCGACGCCACCAGCATGCGGACGATCGCCGCTCAGGCCGGCGTCAGCGCGGCGCTGATCGTGCACCACTTCGGCGACAAGAACGCCCTGCGCACAGCGTGCGACGACTATGTCGTCGGCGTCTTCATCGACGAGGATCACGACCTCATCGTCGCGCCCACCCGCGACCGCATCCGCACCGCCCTCAACGACCTCGAACGCTACGGCCCCTACATCGACTACCTCGCGCGCATGCTCGCCGACGGCTCGGCCGCCGCCGATCGGCTGTTCGACAGTTTCCTGGCCAACACCCGCGATGTGCTCGCCGATCAGCGCGAGGCCGGGATGCTCGAGCCGATGAGCGACCCCGAGATGACGACGATGTTGCTGACGCTGATCGGACTCGCCCCCGTCGTCATGCGCGCGCAGGTCGCTCGCGCACTGGGCACCGACCAGCTGAGCCCGGCGGGGCTTCTGCGCACCACCCTGCCGACGCTCGAGCTGCTCACCCACGGCATCTATTCGACGACCGCACTGCTCGACGGCGCGCGAGACGCACTCACGCCACAGGCGAACGCCTCGGAAGGAGACGCATCATGA
- a CDS encoding methyltransferase: MDFPYSRLRRWPDVEADNLQAYDATDLLLVDRALSLETEGREIAVIGDEYGAITLALTAAGLDGVRVHQDLATGRRALARNADELGLSGFSSHELDATLLDGARLVLLQLPKALAELAEIADAVARWAAPDVVLVAGGRVKHMTIAQNEVLGRGFVHVQAQRAERKSRLVIASESRPVPSEPPFPVTAQHDGLTLVAHGGAFAGAKLDIGTRVLLEVLGLHGSQFSTNEPARTENAPDPANAADSCCVVNAEEPSPTPVVVDLGCGTGALAASYALAHPESHVIATDRSAAAAASARATVAANGVADRVTVMHDDAGSEIADASADVVLLNPPFHLGSSVHTGAATRLFEAAARILRPGGELFTVYNSSLGYRAELTRLVGATEQLERTPKFTVTRSIGR; the protein is encoded by the coding sequence GTGGACTTCCCCTACAGCCGCCTGCGTCGCTGGCCCGATGTCGAGGCCGACAATCTGCAGGCCTATGACGCGACCGACCTGCTGCTGGTCGACCGTGCTCTCTCGCTCGAGACCGAAGGGCGCGAGATCGCGGTGATCGGCGACGAGTACGGCGCGATCACGCTCGCGCTCACGGCCGCCGGTCTTGACGGCGTGCGCGTGCACCAAGACCTCGCGACCGGACGGCGTGCTCTCGCGCGCAACGCCGATGAGCTCGGTCTGTCGGGGTTCTCGTCGCACGAACTCGATGCGACCCTGCTCGACGGGGCACGACTCGTGCTGCTGCAGCTGCCCAAGGCGCTCGCCGAGCTCGCGGAGATCGCGGATGCCGTGGCGCGCTGGGCCGCCCCGGATGTCGTGCTCGTCGCCGGCGGCCGGGTGAAGCACATGACCATCGCGCAGAACGAGGTGCTCGGGCGCGGTTTCGTGCATGTGCAGGCGCAGCGGGCCGAACGGAAATCCCGCCTGGTGATCGCGAGTGAGTCGCGACCGGTGCCGTCAGAGCCGCCGTTCCCCGTGACAGCGCAGCACGACGGACTGACTCTGGTCGCGCACGGCGGCGCGTTCGCGGGCGCGAAGCTCGACATCGGCACGCGTGTTCTGCTCGAGGTGCTCGGCCTCCACGGTTCACAATTCAGCACGAATGAGCCGGCACGGACTGAAAACGCCCCAGACCCGGCCAATGCGGCCGATTCATGCTGCGTTGTGAACGCCGAAGAGCCGAGCCCGACCCCGGTCGTCGTCGACCTGGGCTGCGGAACCGGCGCGCTCGCCGCCTCGTACGCTCTCGCGCACCCCGAATCCCACGTGATCGCGACCGACAGATCGGCAGCGGCAGCGGCCTCCGCCCGCGCAACGGTCGCCGCGAACGGCGTCGCGGACCGCGTCACCGTCATGCACGACGACGCGGGGTCCGAGATCGCGGACGCCAGCGCCGACGTCGTGCTGCTCAACCCGCCGTTCCACCTCGGCAGCAGCGTGCACACCGGGGCAGCGACACGTCTGTTCGAGGCCGCGGCCCGCATCCTCCGGCCCGGCGGAGAGCTGTTCACGGTCTACAACTCGTCGCTCGGCTACCGCGCCGAGCTCACCCGCCTCGTCGGCGCCACCGAGCAGCTCGAGCGCACGCCGAAGTTCACGGTGACGCGCAGCATCGGTCGCTGA